In the Desulfosporosinus acidiphilus SJ4 genome, TAAGGCATTTAACGCACTGGCCACTCCAAAAACAATAACCATGCCTCGGGTTGTCATGCTGTAATTTGCTGGCATCAGCACAAGCATCAGCCCGTAGATAGCCAGTGAGGTAAACGTCTTAAATGCCAGGGTATTCCCTAAATAAAGGGGCAAAACACTTTCATCGCGGGAGCCTTCTTGGACCATATAGTTGCTTAGACCAAAATCCACAAAAAGAATAAAGGTACTGACAAAAGCCAGGGCTGAATTGTACTCTCCATAGATATCAGGCCCTAAATAACGAGCAACGGCAATGGCAACGACGGCCGTAATTACTTTGGATAGTACGCTTGCCAAACTTAAGGCAGCGGCATTCTTAAGGACTAAACGAAGTTCCACTTAGGCTCACCTTTCCATTCAACCTAAACTTGTTGACGATCATCAGAACATCCATAACCTCTTGGGCAGGCACAAGATTTCCAGCCAAACCTTCTCTTGCTAAGAGTCCATCCTTATAAAACAAAAAGGAATTCTTGTTATAACGATTCTCTGCATACGTCCCGAGCCTTCTCATAGACTTCAAGAGTTTTCTGAGCATTTGAGTACCAAGTAAATTCCCGGGTTACCAGCTCTCTGCCCCTAAGTCCAAGTTCTTTCGCCCGCTTCGGGTCCCGGAAAAGTTCACCCACCGCAGCAGCGACGGCTTGGACATCCTTTGGGGGAACAGCCTTGCCAACTTCAGTGGTTTCTAAAATCTCCGCGATTCCCTCACCTTGTGTACCTATAATTGGCTTTCCATGAGCCATTGCTTCCAAGTAAACGACCCCGAAAGCTTCCTTCCAACTTGGCAGGATGAAGACATCGCAGTCAGCCATCTCGCGCATAGCCTCAGTGTGCGGCAGGCTTCCTAAGAAAACCACATGGTCTCTAAGACCTAAGTCTGTCGTAAGAGTTTCCAGCCGCTGTCGCTCCGACCCATCGCCCACAATCCGGTATTCTAACTCCGGAAATTCTCGGATTAACGCGGGCAAAGCCTGCAAAACCACATCATGCCCTTTATCGGGACGCAGGAACCCTACGCTGAGAAGACGTTTTCGCGCTCCGAATTTATTATCGGAATCTGCAGTGGGAGTTTCTTCACTCCCTGAGCTTAAAACAACATCTTCCAAATCAACGCCATTGTAGATGACATTATACTTCGACAAGTCATCTGCCCAGGTTTCCAGTCCATATTGATTTTTCAGCTTTTGACTGACTAAGATCACCTGAGAAGCCCCCTTAAGGGCGGCTCGCACACTGTCCGCACAAGTACGGCTGCGCTTTAAAGTATAAGCAAAATCTTGACCGTGGATAGTGACTACTACCGGAAGATGATGCTTCCGGCCGAATTTTAAGGCAGCAGCCCCGTCGGGATGAGCCACATGAGCGTGAATTACATCAATACCGTGTCCGATTTGCTCAAGAAAAACGTTCCGTATGCCCTGTCCAAAGGTTTGAGGATAATACTCAAAAAACAAAGAACGCGGAAATTCCAAGACTCTGGGATGAAATACGGGAAATCCATCAGCAGCCTCCTTAAGAGGGACATCAGGGTATCCTCCCCATTTTCCCCGTCCGGACATCAATCCCGGTACCCAGGGCACCGGTGCCACAACTCTCACGTCCACACCTAACTGAGCCAAGGCAACGGCTTGTTGGCGAACGAAGATCCCAGCAAGCGGGGATACGGAATTGGGGTACATGTGAGATAAGATTAACACACGCATTTTATAGTTTCCTCGCAGCCAGAATTCGCTCATAGAGCTTGAGCAGTTTGCCTTGTTCTTTCTCCCAAGTGTACTCACGTTGGAAGGCATCCCAACCGTTTTGAGCATAGCTTAAGGATTTTTCGGGATTCTCGATTAAGGTACATATAGCTTGGGCCAAGCTCTCCGGATCACCGGGTTCACAGAGCAGACCGCACTGGTTTTTCTCAATGATTTCTTCTATATAGCCGAAACGTGATCCTACCACCGGCAGGCCGGCAGCCATATATTCCAGGAGCTTGACCGGTATAGCCTTGCGATAATTTAAGGTGGGCAGCAAAGGAACCAAGGCAATAGAACTCTGCGCCAAAATTCCCGGGACTTGTTCGTAAGGCACCTTACCCCGCAGATGGACTTTTCCTCGCTCTAACCAAGGATTGAGCTGAAAAAAATCCGGTCCCAGGTCCTCAGTCTCAGCCGGGCCTACTAATTCACACACAGCTTCAGGGTGTTTTTCCCGCACCAAAGGCATCGCCCGCAAAATAATTTCTAAACCTCTTTCACGGTTGATTCCTCCGAGGTATAAAATAACGGGGGGTTTAATGCCTTCCGGCCTGTAAAATTCAAATTGTCGTTTTAGGGGATAATTGTGAAGAATCTCCCCTTCCGGGTTTTCCCGCTGAAAAAGCCCTGCCATATGACTGTTCACCGTAATAATACCGGCAAAAGAACGTGCTGCCCATTTTTCTACCCGGTCTACGGTTTTAGCCACAATCCTGCGGAATGGCTTGGGCAGCCAGTAACGGGTAAGAAGACTGTCACCGTAATATTCATGGACATCGTAAAGGACAGGCTTCTTATGTTTGCGGCTCAGCCGCAAACCCACAGGAATTAAATCCGGATCATGGAAGTGATAGATGTCCGCCTTTTCCTCAAGCGCAGCCTTGTAAATGGCTTTTAACCTCCAGATTCGATCGGCTCTGGAAGACAGCGGCGGTACAGCCTGAATCCTGATTCCATCTTTAACCAGTGAATTAGCGTAGGGGGCAATTATGACCACTTCGTAACCCGCTTCAGCCAGGCTTCGGGCTTCCTTATGAAAAATGCGCTCATCAAAAGGAGAATGAGCCGTGGTTAATATGCAGGCTTTCAATCGTTTTCCCCTTCTATTCTATAAATTAAACCCATAAACAAGGCAAAAAAGGTCATTAATTGAAGGTTATAGAAAATCCCAGCCGTAATGTTATAGATGAAGATGGCGGCTGTCGATGCCGCATAGGCGATACAAAACAGAGTTTTAGTTTCTCTCATGCCCGATTCAGAGCCGGAAAAATTAAAGAGCCGGACTTTCCAAAGCGCTGCTTTAAGCGGGCGCAGAAAAAGCCAGAGATACATGATCAAGCCAATGACACCATAACGTCGGGTTATTAAAGCATACTCATCATCAACCAGGGTTGTCATCGTCGTTTTGGCTGTTCCCCAGCCTAAAATAGGGGATTCCTTGATCAAGACAATGGCGTTCCCAGCTCGCAAGAGATGTCCTTGAGCCGAGGTGCTTGTCTCAAGGTTCGTGGCCTCATTAATCCGCATGGTAAAGCCTCGGGGCGAAGTAAGAAAGATTAATAAGGTTAAAAGAAACAAAGCCCCTACTTTTATAAGCATGTCCCTTTTCCACCGGTATTTAAACAAAGCCCAAAGACTCAGGATCACAAGCACAGCAGCCGTTCCTAAAAGAGCTGTGCGCGAAATAGTCATGAAAATCAGCTTGATGGTTAATCCCACGGCAACGAAAAGGAAGATTGATTTCAAACGTTCATTGGTTCGAAAATAGAACATAGCAACGAAGCTGGTTAAAGTGATGACGGCGAAAATCCCCATCACATTAGGATTATCAAAAGTCCCTAAAACCCGGGGAGGATTGGCGTTTACGAGATTATCCAAATGCGACTGGGCAAAAAAAGGCGTTAACCAAGCATTGACATTAGCGATGTTTAAAAATTGACCCCAGGAAAGAATCAGAATCAGC is a window encoding:
- a CDS encoding glycosyltransferase → MSEFWLRGNYKMRVLILSHMYPNSVSPLAGIFVRQQAVALAQLGVDVRVVAPVPWVPGLMSGRGKWGGYPDVPLKEAADGFPVFHPRVLEFPRSLFFEYYPQTFGQGIRNVFLEQIGHGIDVIHAHVAHPDGAAALKFGRKHHLPVVVTIHGQDFAYTLKRSRTCADSVRAALKGASQVILVSQKLKNQYGLETWADDLSKYNVIYNGVDLEDVVLSSGSEETPTADSDNKFGARKRLLSVGFLRPDKGHDVVLQALPALIREFPELEYRIVGDGSERQRLETLTTDLGLRDHVVFLGSLPHTEAMREMADCDVFILPSWKEAFGVVYLEAMAHGKPIIGTQGEGIAEILETTEVGKAVPPKDVQAVAAAVGELFRDPKRAKELGLRGRELVTREFTWYSNAQKTLEVYEKARDVCRESL
- a CDS encoding glycosyltransferase family 4 protein, whose protein sequence is MKACILTTAHSPFDERIFHKEARSLAEAGYEVVIIAPYANSLVKDGIRIQAVPPLSSRADRIWRLKAIYKAALEEKADIYHFHDPDLIPVGLRLSRKHKKPVLYDVHEYYGDSLLTRYWLPKPFRRIVAKTVDRVEKWAARSFAGIITVNSHMAGLFQRENPEGEILHNYPLKRQFEFYRPEGIKPPVILYLGGINRERGLEIILRAMPLVREKHPEAVCELVGPAETEDLGPDFFQLNPWLERGKVHLRGKVPYEQVPGILAQSSIALVPLLPTLNYRKAIPVKLLEYMAAGLPVVGSRFGYIEEIIEKNQCGLLCEPGDPESLAQAICTLIENPEKSLSYAQNGWDAFQREYTWEKEQGKLLKLYERILAARKL
- a CDS encoding O-antigen ligase family protein; amino-acid sequence: MFWNTGVTRTNSNKLMLILAIMLSTMLLPSIEIRSSLPRLRLDDVLIFGAFALNVVLWLIRRTPAEYDLGLSYHEDQARGIRAITNVFLLLLGSMILSNIFALIFLKTPFGVRDAMEGVTLAKYYLAATLAASFDLRDSEYGLLRNVFLAGFALILILSWGQFLNIANVNAWLTPFFAQSHLDNLVNANPPRVLGTFDNPNVMGIFAVITLTSFVAMFYFRTNERLKSIFLFVAVGLTIKLIFMTISRTALLGTAAVLVILSLWALFKYRWKRDMLIKVGALFLLTLLIFLTSPRGFTMRINEATNLETSTSAQGHLLRAGNAIVLIKESPILGWGTAKTTMTTLVDDEYALITRRYGVIGLIMYLWLFLRPLKAALWKVRLFNFSGSESGMRETKTLFCIAYAASTAAIFIYNITAGIFYNLQLMTFFALFMGLIYRIEGEND